GACGAAAACCAAGCGGTGATTGTGGAGACACTGAAAGTTAAAAACATGCTCAAGAACAAGCGTCTTGCTCGTTCTATTGCTGATGCTGGCTGGCATTCACTGATAACCAAACTCGAATACAAGGCAAAGCAGGAAGGTAAACATCTGGTGAAGATAGACCAGTGGTTTGCATCCTCTAAAACTTGCTCAGTCTGCGATTTGAAACAGGAAAAAATGCCATTGAGAATCCGATCATGGGAGTGTAGCTGTGGTGCTATCCATGACCGGGATATTAATGCAGCTCGCAATATCAAGAAGCAAGGCATATTGAAATTAAAGGCGGAAGGACTGTCCGTTTCTGCTGATGGAGGCTTGCGTAAATCCGGCATACTGTCGGTTGCTGCCTAAGAAATCAGAAGCCTCACCCGATAGGGTGGGGAGCAGTCACGAAACAGTGCAACCCTCTAATAGATTGAAGCAGTGACTACAGGTAACTTCCTGTAGTTATTGTCGTTTATTTCTTATAACGGTTTTTATTCTGTTCTTGTACAGTAGCATGAAATTTTTTGCTGCTTGCTGTTCCGGATATGCCATTTACCGAAGGGCGGTAGCGTTTTTTTGGGCTGTAAGGCTGTAAAGTCCTCACAGTCGCCTTACAGCCTTACAGCCTTACAGCCTTACATGCTAAAAAAATTCATAGGCGGCATACACCGCTGGCAGCATCATAAACAACCATTATCGTATACTCCGATCCAACAGCTGGAAGCAGGTGAGTCTTTCTGTTGGCAGGCGACCGGTGATGACCCGGGCTTCAATGTAAAGCCAGCAAAAGGACCAATGCCTCGTGGCTGGTATATGGTAGAGGTAAAAGTACGTTCTACATTGTCCTTTTTAAGAGCAAAGTTGTATTACCATTTTGGCAAGGGCTTTTCGGAAGAACAGACATATAAGCTACCACTGACCTCTGGTAAGCTCACCAAGAAAGTCATTTTTTTCCCAGATATCCCTTCTGCCCTGAGGTTTGACCCTTGTGAAGAACAGGCTGAATTCACCATAGAACACCTACGGCTGTGTAAGCTGACGTCGTCTAAGGCAAAGCAGTTGATGACGAAGAAAGCTGGAAGCTTGAAGCTGGAAGACTTGCAGAGAACTTACTCGGCGTGTTTTGAGCATCTGCCATTGGCCGGGAGCTACCAGCAGTGGATTGAGCGGGCTGAGAAACCTTTGTTTGGTGATTTGACCCGTTTGAGTGAGCTGACTGAAGAGTTTGAGTCTTCACCGCTTATTTCGGTCGTTATGCCGGTTTACAATGTGCCTGAGCGTTTTTTACGAGAGGCTATCGAGTCTGTCAGGAAACAAGTCTATTCAAACTGGGAGCTGTGTATTGCTGATGACTGCTCTACCGAACCTTATATTCAATCTGTATTAAGGGAATATGCAGAGCTGGATAGCAGAATAAAAGTGGTTTTCCGTGAGGAAAATGGGCATATCTCTCATGCGAGCAATAGCGCCCTTGAGTTGGCAACAGGGCAATACATTGCCCTGTTGGATCATGATGACATGCTTGCACCACATGCTTTATTCGCCGTTGTCGATGCCCTGAACAAGCAGCCTGAACTGGAATTTATTTACAGTGATGAAGATTTTACAGACGAAGAGGGTCACCGGCTTCGTCCGCATTTTAAAAGTCAGTGGAATCCGGAACTACTGAATGCGCACAACTACATTACTCATCTTGCTGTTGCAAAGCTTGACCTTGTAAACCGGATTGGAAATTTTCGACCTGGCTTTGAAGGTGCGCAGGACTATGATCTGTTTCTTCGGATTACCCACGAGTTACCAGCCGACAAGATTGGGCATATCCCCCATGTTCTCTACCACTGGCGAGCCATTGAAGGCTCAACCGCTGCCGGTGCCGATGCCAAGAATTATGCGACGATTGCAGGGCTTAAAGCGTTGAGTGAAGTTCACTCCGGGCAAAGGGATACTGCTGTTAAACATGGCACCCTGGAGAACTTTTATCGGGTGACTTATCCTGTACCTGAAAAAGCCCCTTTAGTCAGTTTGATGATTCCAACCCGTAATGGCCTGGATATCATAAAGCCTTGTGTTGATAGTATTCTTGATAAAACACAGTACTCAAATTATGAAATTCTGATTATTGATAATCAGAGTGATGACCCTGAAACATTGAAGTGGTTCTCGGAAGTAAGCCAGAAACGCAATGTGCGTGTACTGAGCTACGATCACCCTTTTAATTATTCACTGATTAATAACTTTGCAGCCTCACAGGCGAATGGGGAAATACTCGCACTGGTTAATAATGATGTAGAGGTTATCTCTCCGGACTGGCTGGATGAAATGGTGTCACTGGCAGTTCGTGATGAAACTGGTTGCGTAGGTGCGAAGCTTTATTATCCAGACGGTGATATTCAGCACGCAGGAGTCATTCTGGGTTTGGGTGGCTACGCTGCCCATGCTCACCGGGGCTTGCCGGGCGATCATCCCGGATACTTCAACAGAGCGAGTGTCCGGCAAAACCTTTCTGCCGTAACAGGTGCCTGCCTTGTGGTAAGAAAAGATATTTTTCATGAGGTTGGTGGTCTGGAGTCTGCATTTACCGTTGCTTATAACGATGTTGATTTTTGCCTCAAAGTTCAGGCGGCTGGCTACAGTAACGTTTATACGCCCTATGCGGAGCTGTACCACCATGAATCCAAAACCCGTGGATTCGATGATACACCGGAAAAGCAGGCTCGCTTTGAGCAGGAAAAACGGTTGCTTGCCGAGCGATGGGGAAGTCTGTTGGAAAACGACCCTTTCTATAACCCCAATTTAACTCGCAGTAATGAACACTTCTCAATTGCTGTCTGAAGTTAGTACTGTGTGAAAAGATTATGTCTGAACTTAAACATTTACTGAATACTGGCATGCAGCCAACAGGTTGCCAGCCAGTTGCAGGTGAACCCAGAACCATAGTGGTTGTGGGAGTGGCCAGAGGTGGAACGTCCATCGTTTCTGGCGCTATGGCGCACTTAGGTGTCTTTATGGGCAAAGCCAGAGAGCCGGTATATGAGGATGTTGCACTCTCATTGGCAATGGAAAGTGGCGATAATGAAAAGTTTTGCGAAATAGCCAGAGCTTATGACGAAATGCATCAGGTATGGGCATGGAAGCGACCATCGGTTATAAATCATCTGGATGACATTAAAGATAAGCTTAGGAATCCATATTTCATATTTGTTTTCCGTGATGTGTTTTCTATTGCAAATCGAAACTCAATTTCTATGGGACTGGGTATTATCGATGGAATGGAAAAGGCACTGAATGAATACAAAAAAGTGTTGGAGTTTATTAGAAAGCATGATCCCAGCGGGATGATAGTTTCTTCTGAAAAAATTGTTAATAACAAAAGTGCTTTTTTGAAAGAACTGGCAACTATATGTGATCTGTCTGAAACTCAATTCCAGCGTAAATTTACCCAGGCCAGTAGCTTTATAACACCAAATCCTGAAAATTATCTCAAAGAAACCCACATCAGAGATTCCCTGGGGGTGTTAGATCGTGTTACTAAAAAGTTTGTTTCTGGCTGGGCCTGCCTGAAAGACGTAAAAGACCCCGTTAGCCTGATGATAAAAGTGAATAACAAGACTGTTGGCAAAATCATTGCCAATAATATGCGTGAGGATGTTCGCCTGCATGGGCTGCATCCTACCGGGCTTTGTGGCTTCAGGTTTGATTTTGAAAACGACATGACTTTAAAAAAGGGGGATGAGGTGTCTGTAATCTTTGAAGAAGGGCTACAGGATCTCAAAAAGTCTCCATCTGTTTTTTGAACTATTGGTAATATCACTCATAACGTATGAGTATGATTTCACAGCAACGAATGAAGATAACCTTCTGAATATACTTATCTTTATTCTGTCGTTTTTTTTGTATGGTGGTGTTGTCTTAAAATTCCTAGCGCCGCTGTTTCGAATACTGCCTTAATCGAGGGGCGGTAGCGTAAGAAAGCTGGAGGCTGGAAGCTGGAAGCTGGAAGTTGAATGTGCCTGTGCCCGTTCGCTTCCGGCTTCCAGCTTCCAGCTTCCAGCTCTATAAGAGCTGATAAATGTTATCCCAAGAACGATTAACCCACCTAAAACAACTCGAAGCCGAGTCCATCCACATCATCCGTGAAGTAGCTGCAGAGTTTGATAACCCTGTAATGCTCTACTCCATTGGCAAAGACTCTGCTGTAATGCTGCATCTGGCGGCCAAAGCCTTTGCTCCGGGTGTGCCACCATTCCCGCTGATGCATGTGGACACTACCTGGAAGTTCAGGGAAATGATCAGTTTCCGTGACCGTACCGCTAAAAAATACGGCATGGAACTGCTGGTTCACACTAACGAAGAAGGTCGTGCAGCTAACATCAACCCGTTTGATCACGGCTCTGCCAAGTACACCGACGTAATGAAAACCGAAGCCCTGAAGCAGGCACTGACGATGCGGCTTTTGGTGGCGCACGCCGTGACGAAGAGAAATCCCGTGCTAAAGAGCGTGTTTACTCTTTTCGTGACAAGAACCACCGCTGGGACCCAAAAAACCAGCGACCTGAGCTGTGGAATACTTACAACGGTAAAGTAGAGAAAGGCGAGAGCATTCGTGTATTCCCACTGTCTAACTGGACAGAGCTGGATATCTGGCAGTACATCTATCTGGAAAACATCGAGATCGTACCTCTGTATTTTGCAGATCAGCGCCCGGTTGTTGAACGTGACGGCACCCTGATCATGGTAGACGACGAACGTATGCCATTGAACGAAGGTGAAGAACCCAAAATGGAATGGGTTCGTTTCCGCACACTGGGTTGCTACCCGTTGACGGGGGCTGTCGAGTCCAAAGCTAACACCCTGCCTGAAATTATTCAGGAAATGTTGCTCACCAAGACTTCAGAGCGACAGGGGCGGGTGATTGACCACGACTCTGCGGGGTCGATGGAAAAGAAAAAGATTGAGGGGTACTTCTAAAATTCCTGAGGAATTTTAGAAGGGCTGGAAGCCGGAAGCTGGAAGCTGGAAGCTGT
Above is a genomic segment from Endozoicomonas euniceicola containing:
- a CDS encoding glycosyltransferase family 2 protein; its protein translation is MPRGWYMVEVKVRSTLSFLRAKLYYHFGKGFSEEQTYKLPLTSGKLTKKVIFFPDIPSALRFDPCEEQAEFTIEHLRLCKLTSSKAKQLMTKKAGSLKLEDLQRTYSACFEHLPLAGSYQQWIERAEKPLFGDLTRLSELTEEFESSPLISVVMPVYNVPERFLREAIESVRKQVYSNWELCIADDCSTEPYIQSVLREYAELDSRIKVVFREENGHISHASNSALELATGQYIALLDHDDMLAPHALFAVVDALNKQPELEFIYSDEDFTDEEGHRLRPHFKSQWNPELLNAHNYITHLAVAKLDLVNRIGNFRPGFEGAQDYDLFLRITHELPADKIGHIPHVLYHWRAIEGSTAAGADAKNYATIAGLKALSEVHSGQRDTAVKHGTLENFYRVTYPVPEKAPLVSLMIPTRNGLDIIKPCVDSILDKTQYSNYEILIIDNQSDDPETLKWFSEVSQKRNVRVLSYDHPFNYSLINNFAASQANGEILALVNNDVEVISPDWLDEMVSLAVRDETGCVGAKLYYPDGDIQHAGVILGLGGYAAHAHRGLPGDHPGYFNRASVRQNLSAVTGACLVVRKDIFHEVGGLESAFTVAYNDVDFCLKVQAAGYSNVYTPYAELYHHESKTRGFDDTPEKQARFEQEKRLLAERWGSLLENDPFYNPNLTRSNEHFSIAV
- a CDS encoding sulfotransferase family protein, with amino-acid sequence MSELKHLLNTGMQPTGCQPVAGEPRTIVVVGVARGGTSIVSGAMAHLGVFMGKAREPVYEDVALSLAMESGDNEKFCEIARAYDEMHQVWAWKRPSVINHLDDIKDKLRNPYFIFVFRDVFSIANRNSISMGLGIIDGMEKALNEYKKVLEFIRKHDPSGMIVSSEKIVNNKSAFLKELATICDLSETQFQRKFTQASSFITPNPENYLKETHIRDSLGVLDRVTKKFVSGWACLKDVKDPVSLMIKVNNKTVGKIIANNMREDVRLHGLHPTGLCGFRFDFENDMTLKKGDEVSVIFEEGLQDLKKSPSVF